One part of the Odontesthes bonariensis isolate fOdoBon6 chromosome 15, fOdoBon6.hap1, whole genome shotgun sequence genome encodes these proteins:
- the LOC142401013 gene encoding high choriolytic enzyme 2-like isoform X1 has protein sequence MTPSAGLLLLLLLGLSKAQPLKEEIGQEEITQEEAQDEDQEEAQDDVDITTRILTTNNGTDGFLWEGDLVAPTTRNAMKCWSNSCLWTKASNGKVMIPYVVSPQFPSHEKQKIENAMKGFEGRTCIKFIPRTRENDFITIENKQGCYSALGRQGGTQELSLNRGGCMYGGIIQHELIHALGFQHEQTRSDRDNYVRINWGNIIQESAYNFQKHDTNNLNTPYDYSSIMHYGKTAFSIGNGKETITPIPNPNVPIGQRESMSNWDIKRINLLYSC, from the coding sequence ATGACTCCCTCTGccggcctgctgctgctgctcctgctcggCCTCTCCAAGGCTCAACCTCTCAAGGAAGAAATTGGCCAGGAAGAAATAACCCAAGAAGAAGCCCAAGACGAAGACCAAGAAGAAGCCCAAGACGATGTCGACATCACCACCAGGATTCTGACAACCAATAACGGCACTGACGGGTTCCTGTGGGAAGGAGACCTGGTGGCTCCAACCACACGAAATGCCATGAAATGCTGGTCCAACAGCTGCCTGTGGACAAAAGCCTCCAACGGCAAGGTGATGATCCCCTATGTGGTGAGCCCTCAGTTCCCCAGCCACGAGAAGCAGAAGATCGAGAATGCCATGAAGGGCTTTGAAGGCCGTACCTGCATCAAATTCATCCCTCGTACGAGAGAGAACGACTTCATCACCATTGAGAACAAACAAGGATGTTACTCTGCTTTGGGCAGACAGGGAGGCACACAGGAGCTCTCTCTGAACAGGGGAGGCTGCATGTATGGCGGAATCATCCAGCACGAGCTCATCCACGCTCTGGGCTTCCAGCACGAGCAGACCAGGAGCGACCGCGACAACTACGTCAGGATCAACTGGGGGAACATCATCCAGGAAAGTGCCTACAACTTCCAAAAGCATGACACCAACAATCTGAACACCCCCTACGACTACTCCTCTATCATGCATTATGGAAAAACGGCCTTCTCCATTGGGAACGGAAAGGAGACCATCACCCCCATCCCCAACCCCAACGTCCCCATCGGCCAAAGGGAAAGTATGTCCAACTGGGACATCAAAAGGATCAACCTGCTCTACAGTTGCTAA
- the LOC142401013 gene encoding high choriolytic enzyme 1-like isoform X2 → MTPSAGLLLLLLLGLSKAQPLKEEIEEAQDDVDITTRILTTNNGTDGFLWEGDLVAPTTRNAMKCWSNSCLWTKASNGKVMIPYVVSPQFPSHEKQKIENAMKGFEGRTCIKFIPRTRENDFITIENKQGCYSALGRQGGTQELSLNRGGCMYGGIIQHELIHALGFQHEQTRSDRDNYVRINWGNIIQESAYNFQKHDTNNLNTPYDYSSIMHYGKTAFSIGNGKETITPIPNPNVPIGQRESMSNWDIKRINLLYSC, encoded by the exons ATGACTCCCTCTGccggcctgctgctgctgctcctgctcggCCTCTCCAAGGCTCAACCTCTCAAGGAAGAAATTG AAGAAGCCCAAGACGATGTCGACATCACCACCAGGATTCTGACAACCAATAACGGCACTGACGGGTTCCTGTGGGAAGGAGACCTGGTGGCTCCAACCACACGAAATGCCATGAAATGCTGGTCCAACAGCTGCCTGTGGACAAAAGCCTCCAACGGCAAGGTGATGATCCCCTATGTGGTGAGCCCTCAGTTCCCCAGCCACGAGAAGCAGAAGATCGAGAATGCCATGAAGGGCTTTGAAGGCCGTACCTGCATCAAATTCATCCCTCGTACGAGAGAGAACGACTTCATCACCATTGAGAACAAACAAGGATGTTACTCTGCTTTGGGCAGACAGGGAGGCACACAGGAGCTCTCTCTGAACAGGGGAGGCTGCATGTATGGCGGAATCATCCAGCACGAGCTCATCCACGCTCTGGGCTTCCAGCACGAGCAGACCAGGAGCGACCGCGACAACTACGTCAGGATCAACTGGGGGAACATCATCCAGGAAAGTGCCTACAACTTCCAAAAGCATGACACCAACAATCTGAACACCCCCTACGACTACTCCTCTATCATGCATTATGGAAAAACGGCCTTCTCCATTGGGAACGGAAAGGAGACCATCACCCCCATCCCCAACCCCAACGTCCCCATCGGCCAAAGGGAAAGTATGTCCAACTGGGACATCAAAAGGATCAACCTGCTCTACAGTTGCTAA